In Fusarium fujikuroi IMI 58289 draft genome, chromosome FFUJ_chr08, one genomic interval encodes:
- a CDS encoding related to Ras guanine-nucleotide exchange protein Cdc25p, which produces MSSSAHTLHPILKKLSISRSHQEQEAKRSLVYPLENEIYQTIYDIEDSYDKLLSAVGRLVGRLFVKSQSYQDLSLVIEQSAARSKDFVFIVENTLQRLEITHQAAQILIGGVRKAAQSLVSTIHTQGSSRDLNDPPLRISFDLEPVFSSAMTLIRGASKLSWKTHDILQQIGEECQLYRQVSVSMGMASKSHMLSDLERPISDFHISPTRSTSLGQCSVHYTSAEHFDDRSTYNSIDFYSASQKLSQNELFKGSSSHCHASGGLLQKERHVHPRMARSQACEPHGAYRTDDEVLSPVQDERRINFSRLHHGPNRCKTPFTNSAFPDTAGNRAEGVQHDFNEELQSSKGSTQRNSFESLSSPEIPPKLIFDENLEVIGGTLNGFVEYLTSQRSICDTRFKHAFYLSFRLFCTPEGLAKQLIDRFHISSNSSTPNKIQLRVGDIFLKWLELYWCSCVDKVVIERIASFASSLSSTYPVLSQRLMVSIQRVRGHTMHKPCPTLVTSEATCVVDDVVPTKAMGHRTQLSRTIRFRWKRLGTSMQSSDVLAFNSISFAHQLIVNQMGLFCSIKPTELVGSGWMSTTADSAPNVRAMIHFTNRLSYVVIETILQCRAKTRRGHIIEQWIKIAQECSNLRNYDGLVALLSGLGHSSIARLHQTWNSVSPSALHDLEALKGLVSPSHNFKCLRTSLRCSKLPCLPFLGMYLTDLVFVDTAHPLVDPDLQSELASGQVYIHFSKCLKTAKIIRQLQNFQTPYQLPEDPHIQQWISSSMVEFDKSNTCNLDTHAYERSLILEPRNTKQV; this is translated from the coding sequence ATGTCCTCCTCAGCCCATACGCTACACCCTATTCTCAAGAAATTATCAATTTCTCGCTcacaccaagaacaagaagcgaaGCGATCCCTTGTCTATCCCCTGGAAAACGAAATCTATCAGACCATATATGATATTGAAGACAGTTATGACAAACTCCTTTCCGCTGTCGGACGCCTTGTCGGGCGTCTTTTCGTCAAATCTCAGTCATACCAAGACCTTTCGCTTGTTATAGAACAGTCGGCTGCCCGAAGCAAAGATTTTGTCTTTATCGTGGAGAATACGCTGCAGCGCCTCGAAATCACCCATCAGGCAGCACAAATTTTGATCGGAGGCGTGAGAAAGGCAGCACAGTCTTTAGTGTCTACCATACATACGCAAGGGAGCAGTCGTGACCTTAATGACCCTCCCTTACGTATATCTTTCGACCTTGAACCTGTCTTTTCCTCTGCGATGACCCTTATCCGAGGGGCAAGTAAGCTATCATGGAAGACACATGACATTTTACAACAAATTGGCGAAGAATGCCAACTGTATCGACAAGTCTCAGTATCTATGGGCATGGCTTCCAAGAGTCATATGTTGAGCGACCTTGAGAGACCGATTTCAGATTTCCATATATCCCCAACACGCTCTACAAGTTTAGGGCAGTGTTCCGTACACTACACATCGGCAGAGCACTTCGATGACAGATCAACATACAATTCTATCGATTTCTATAGCGCAAGTCAGAAATTATCACAAAACGAGTTATTCAAAGGATCAAGCAGCCACTGTCACGCAAGTGGGGGACTGCTTCAAAAGGAACGCCATGTCCATCCTCGCATGGCACGTTCTCAAGCCTGCGAGCCACATGGCGCTTACAGAACAGATGATGAAGTGCTGAGCCCTGTCCAGGATGAACGACGAATTAACTTCTCGAGATTACATCACGGGCCAAATCGCTGCAAAACCCCATTTACCAATTCCGCTTTTCCAGACACAGCAGGCAATCGAGCTGAGGGTGTACAACACGACTTCAACGAGGAACTTCAATCATCAAAGGGATCCACACAAAGGAACTCTTTTGAGTCGCTTTCTTCTCCCGAAATCCCACCAAAGCTTATTTTCGATGAAAACCTGGAGGTTATTGGTGGTACCCTCAATGGGTTCGTGGAGTATCTCACTTCTCAACGGTCCATTTGCGACACGAGATTCAAGCATGCATTTTATCTTTCGTTCAGATTATTCTGTACGCCCGAAGGACTAGCAAAACAACTCATTGATCGATTCCACATCAGCTCAAACTCTTCTACCCCGAACAAGATTCAGTTAAGAGTTGGCGATATTTTTTTGAAATGGCTTGAGTTGTATTGGTGTTCCTGCGTTGATAAGGTTGTTATCGAGAGGATTGCTTCGTTTGCATCCAGCCTCTCTTCAACCTATCCGGTCCTTAGCCAAAGGCTCATGGTATCGATTCAGCGCGTGCGTGGTCACACAATGCACAAGCCTTGCCCAACACTAGTCACTAGTGAGGCTACATGTGTTGTTGACGACGTGGTTCCCACAAAGGCTATGGGGCATCGAACTCAGCTAAGCCGCACAATACGATTTAGGTGGAAAAGGCTGGGGACCAGCATGCAGTCGTCCGACGTCCTTGCCTTCAACTCTATATCATTTGCCCACCAGCTAATCGTCAACCAGATGGGCCTCTTTTGCTCCATAAAGCCAACCGAACTTGTGGGCAGTGGGTGGATGAGTACTACTGCTGACTCCGCACCCAACGTTAGGGCAATGATACACTTCACGAATCGACTCTCATATGTTGTGATTGAGACTATCCTCCAATGTCGGGCAAAGACCAGACGTGGTCACATAATCGAGCAATGGATCAAAATTGCACAAGAGTGCTCTAATCTTCGCAATTACGATGGGCTGGTCGCCCTTCTGTCTGGTCTTGGACATAGCTCTATCGCTCGGCTTCATCAAACGTGGAATTCAGTATCACCCTCGGCTCTACACGACCTGGAAGCATTAAAGGGTCTTGTTAGTCCTTCGCACAACTTCAAATGCCTTCGGACATCGCTGAGATGTTCAAAACTTCCATGCCTGCCCTTCCTTGGGATGTACCTAACTGATCTGGTCTTTGTAGATACGGCTCACCCGTTAGTAGACCCGGACCTACAAAGTGAACTGGCATCTGGACAGGTCTACATACACTTTTCGAAGTGTCTCAAGACTGCAAAGATCATAAGACAGCTACAAAATTTTCAAACTCCATATCAGCTGCCAGAAGATCCACACATTCAGCAGTGGATATCTTCCAGCATGGTAGAGTTTGATAAGAGTAACACTTGCAATCTAGATACACATGCATATGAAAGAAGCTTAATACTAGAACCTCGTAATACAAAACAAGTTTAA